A segment of the Sulfurovum indicum genome:
TCCTGTTCATTGCACCCTACGTTACCGATCTCAGGCATTGTAAAAGTCACGAACTGCCCTGCATAGGAAGGATCGGTTACGATCTCCTGATATCCGGTCAAAGAGGTGTTAAAAACGATCTCACCGACCGCAGTACCCTCTGCACCAAAACTCTTCGCTTCAAGAAACAACCCGTTTTCAAAATACAAACTTACTTTTTTCATTATGCACTCCATTCTCTCGTCATTCCCGATCTGATCGGGAATCTAAAAAAGCTTTTCGTAAGAAAAGCATACCAACACTCCTCACTATTAGAGCATTCCCCTCTTTCCTAACTCTTCCTGGTAAAGTTTTTCGTAAAGCAATTCATAATCCTGTGAACCCGGAATGATCTCACGCTCCATATTTTTGATTTTCTCATAAACAATATCATCTATCTCATCATACGCATCTGCAAAGGCCTTGAATGACCTGAAGATCACATTTTTTACCTGATTGTCACTGACACTGTACTCTGCAAGGTAGTTCTCATAAAGCTCATCCAGAATAAGGTGTGCCAGATCATTATAACGGTCATCATAGTTCATGATAACCCCATATTCGGAGGCCATCTTCTTTTTGATCATAAAGAAGAGCTGTCTCTCATCGGCGTGCTGAAATTCAATCTCATCATAGTTCTCATCAATGATCTTCTTGACTTTCTCATCAAGTGCATGTTCTTTGGCAAGATTCTCATCGATGATCTTTTTTGCGACCTCTACGACCACTTCCCTGCCTTTTGGCAGCGTGACAAAAGGAGCATTGGCTAAGTCAATCCCTATTTTGGTTGCTACATACCCTGTCTGTTGTGGTTTCAATCTCATTGCTTGATACTCCTTTTAGGTTAATTTTACATTTTACAACTGTGAAGACATCTGCCCCTGTATTTAACGAATGATCGTATCTTCTCTCTCAGGACTCGTTGAGATAATACCGATCTTTGTACCGATCATCTCTTCCAGTGCCAGGATGTATGATTTTGCCGCTTCGGGCAGCTCTTCAAAGGTTCTTGCACCTTCAGTCTTATTCCAGCCCGGAAATATTTTATACACTGCTTTTACATCTTCAAGATCATACGGCACATAGTCAATCTCTCTACCTTCAAATTCATATGCTACACAGACTTTGATCTCATCAAACCCGTCAAGGACATCAAGTTTCATCAGTGCGACCTGATCGACACCGTTCACACGTACCGCATGGCGCATTGCAACGGCATCAAACCATCCACAGCGTCTTGGACGACCAGTGGTTGTACCAAATTCATGACCATTCGCTCTGAGTTTGTCGCCTTCAGGTCCGAAATCCTCACTTGGGAAAGGACCGTTACCTACACGTGTACAGTAAGCTTTTGCGATCCCTGTGACTGTACCAAGGTCTTTGGGGTTTAGCCCCAGACCTGAACATGCTCCGGCACTGACAGTGGTTGAAGAGGTTACATACGGGTAAGTTCCATGATCGATATCCAACATCGTACCCTGTGCACCCTCAAGCAGTACTTTTTTGTCTGCATCAAGGATCTCCCACATCAATTGTGTTGTATCACAAATGTAAGGGGCAAGTACTTCTTTATAACTTTCAAGTTCCGCAAGAAGCTCCGCTTCCACAGGTGCGTCCACACCCATAGCATCAAAAACCGGTTTATTCGCAGTAAAGAACTCCATGATCTTGGCAGTGAGCTTTTCAGGGTGAAGCAATTCTCCCAGTCTATGCCCTACACGCGCAACCTTGTCTCCATACGCAGGTCCGATCCCT
Coding sequences within it:
- a CDS encoding adenylosuccinate synthase — its product is MSKADLIVGLQWGDEGKGKIVDHMAQTHDYVCRFAGGHNAGHTIVIGKKKYALHLIPSGVLNPKAKNIVGNGVVLSPKDFIKEMEQFENLEGRLFLSDKAHVLLPYHAEIDQARERLKGDKAIGTTGKGIGPAYGDKVARVGHRLGELLHPEKLTAKIMEFFTANKPVFDAMGVDAPVEAELLAELESYKEVLAPYICDTTQLMWEILDADKKVLLEGAQGTMLDIDHGTYPYVTSSTTVSAGACSGLGLNPKDLGTVTGIAKAYCTRVGNGPFPSEDFGPEGDKLRANGHEFGTTTGRPRRCGWFDAVAMRHAVRVNGVDQVALMKLDVLDGFDEIKVCVAYEFEGREIDYVPYDLEDVKAVYKIFPGWNKTEGARTFEELPEAAKSYILALEEMIGTKIGIISTSPEREDTIIR
- a CDS encoding DUF507 family protein — protein: MRLKPQQTGYVATKIGIDLANAPFVTLPKGREVVVEVAKKIIDENLAKEHALDEKVKKIIDENYDEIEFQHADERQLFFMIKKKMASEYGVIMNYDDRYNDLAHLILDELYENYLAEYSVSDNQVKNVIFRSFKAFADAYDEIDDIVYEKIKNMEREIIPGSQDYELLYEKLYQEELGKRGML